One window from the genome of Microbulbifer sp. ALW1 encodes:
- a CDS encoding class GN sortase, which produces MTLSGKGARWLSRLLICAGLWQLGSGSWLWLKAELAQYLISDSWQRQIASGEIHKPWPWADTWPVARLQLGDEKPLVVLEGASGQALAFGPGMVQTDIPSPDGGAAVPITVIAAHRDTHFRGLERLHPGSPVQLQGADGRWHRYAVREARVVDSRSGVLPSFSQSGNAAGVMLVTCYPFDAVDAGGPLRYLVYAEQVDRPAVVESMIESGAESMIGSTAESVVEL; this is translated from the coding sequence ATGACACTCTCTGGTAAGGGCGCGCGCTGGCTGTCCAGGCTGTTGATCTGCGCAGGGCTCTGGCAGTTGGGCAGTGGCAGCTGGCTGTGGCTCAAGGCGGAGCTGGCGCAGTACCTCATCAGCGATTCCTGGCAGCGCCAAATTGCCAGTGGCGAAATACACAAGCCCTGGCCCTGGGCAGACACCTGGCCAGTGGCCCGGTTGCAACTGGGTGATGAAAAGCCATTGGTGGTACTTGAAGGAGCCAGCGGACAAGCGCTGGCTTTTGGGCCCGGGATGGTTCAAACAGACATCCCGTCACCAGATGGCGGTGCTGCAGTGCCGATCACCGTCATTGCTGCACACCGGGACACGCATTTTCGAGGGCTGGAGCGATTGCATCCGGGGTCCCCGGTTCAGCTGCAGGGGGCCGATGGTCGCTGGCACAGATATGCGGTGCGCGAGGCTCGGGTGGTTGATAGCCGCAGCGGAGTCCTGCCGAGCTTTTCGCAATCGGGGAATGCCGCCGGCGTGATGCTGGTGACCTGCTACCCTTTTGACGCGGTGGATGCCGGTGGCCCCCTGAGATACCTGGTATACGCAGAACAAGTGGATAGGCCAGCAGTGGTTGAATCGATGATTGAATCGGGGGCTGAATCGATGATTGGATCGACAGCTGAATCGGTAGTTGAGCTATAG
- the queC gene encoding 7-cyano-7-deazaguanine synthase QueC: protein MSDKKAVVLLSGGLDSATVLAMARAEGYQCYALGFDYGQRHSAELMAAQRVAADLEALEHKVVKLDLRVIGGSALTDDTIDVPEEETSGIPVTYVPARNTVFLSIALGWAEVLGAQDIFVGVNAVDYSGYPDCRPEYIDAFEKMANLATRAGVEGNKLTIHAPLMKMSKADIVKRGTALGVDYSLTVSCYQAETSGAACGRCDSCRLRAAGFAEAGLEDPTVYA from the coding sequence ATGAGTGACAAGAAAGCAGTCGTATTGCTCTCCGGCGGTTTGGATTCCGCCACGGTATTGGCGATGGCCCGTGCGGAAGGCTACCAGTGCTATGCCCTGGGGTTCGATTACGGGCAGCGCCACAGCGCCGAGCTGATGGCGGCGCAGCGGGTCGCAGCAGACCTGGAGGCACTTGAGCACAAGGTGGTGAAGCTTGACCTTCGGGTCATTGGCGGCTCGGCACTGACCGATGACACCATTGATGTGCCGGAAGAGGAAACCAGCGGAATCCCGGTCACCTACGTGCCCGCGCGCAACACAGTTTTCCTGTCTATTGCCCTGGGCTGGGCGGAAGTGCTCGGCGCACAGGATATTTTTGTGGGTGTGAACGCCGTTGACTACTCTGGTTACCCGGATTGTCGGCCAGAGTACATTGATGCCTTCGAGAAAATGGCCAACCTGGCCACTCGCGCCGGGGTAGAAGGCAACAAGCTGACGATTCACGCGCCGCTGATGAAGATGAGCAAGGCAGATATCGTCAAGCGGGGCACCGCGCTTGGGGTGGACTACAGCCTGACCGTCAGCTGTTACCAGGCGGAAACCAGCGGTGCGGCTTGTGGTCGCTGTGACAGCTGCCGTCTGCGTGCAGCTGGGTTCGCCGAGGCGGGGCTCGAAGACCCCACGGTTTACGCCTGA
- a CDS encoding marine proteobacterial sortase target protein: MNRSFFHTPRIHRDLLILPTSEYYRRRYRKNRTGSWLLLLVTAAAVLVAAMGAKAQELSVVDDVETGHAFNSVSMSESGSGDLLFQAAEPGRYVPAIHLGTEVEVKVRGLVAEVTLQQRFANTSKHWQEAVYVLPLPENAAVNGMDIVIGERRIVGEVRERHQAQQIYKKAREEGKRAALLEQQRPNLFTSRVANIAPEEEVAVEVRYLQTLRFDRGQFSLHFPSTLTPRYMPGEPVTAEKNVHFNAHGWSLPTDQVPDADLISPVMQPMSELAEQGSHQMKICIDLGIGLPLADIYSPYHEIDFRSTSDHRYSIQLKQGSASMDRDFALFWRPQGSSMPAAAMFAEQSAKDSRQYLQLLLLPPQENTNTRKLPREVVYVVDTSGSMGGNSIRQAKESLLLALSRLGAADRFNVIEFNSHTQALYPRPLAATPENIQRARDWVESLHARGGTEMAPALKQALSQQLSDEIGELVRQVIFITDGAVGNESALFELIRQRLGEVRLFTVGIGSAPNRFFMTKAAQYGRGSFVQIGDLNEVQTKMGALFEKLESPLVTDLQVQWPQGVKVEAYPQRLPDLYRGEPVQLVAQFEGGIPGSNSAGEVKISGRLAGKRFTRSLALSQLAVDSAGKGIGSLWARAKIASLRDQQRERGRLAGPESEDPLRQQIVQLALDYQLTSPYTSFVAVEQLPVRPASESLKSSPVPNAVARGQVQQPFTYPATANGIYGQWLLAALLFSLGGLLRRLQKPRQNVQAVRTPGVCGLLRRWRSALERSVRRWLRSVLPDVRRTDARAQRLAGGGL; encoded by the coding sequence GTGAATCGTTCCTTTTTTCATACACCGCGTATTCACCGCGACTTGTTGATTCTTCCAACCAGCGAATATTACCGCCGCCGCTACCGCAAAAATCGGACAGGTAGCTGGCTTCTGTTATTGGTGACCGCAGCTGCTGTGCTAGTTGCAGCCATGGGCGCCAAAGCGCAGGAGCTGAGTGTGGTCGATGACGTTGAAACCGGTCACGCATTTAACAGTGTCAGCATGAGCGAATCCGGCAGTGGTGATTTGCTATTTCAGGCCGCAGAACCGGGCCGCTACGTTCCTGCGATTCATCTCGGCACAGAAGTTGAGGTCAAGGTACGTGGCCTGGTTGCGGAAGTGACACTTCAGCAACGATTCGCCAATACCTCGAAACACTGGCAAGAGGCGGTGTACGTGCTGCCGCTGCCGGAGAATGCAGCTGTCAATGGAATGGATATTGTCATTGGTGAACGGCGCATTGTCGGTGAGGTACGCGAGCGCCACCAGGCGCAGCAGATCTACAAAAAGGCGCGGGAGGAGGGGAAACGTGCAGCACTGCTGGAGCAGCAACGACCAAATCTGTTTACCAGTCGTGTTGCCAATATCGCACCGGAAGAAGAGGTAGCCGTGGAAGTGCGCTACCTGCAGACCTTGCGGTTTGACCGCGGCCAGTTCAGCCTGCATTTTCCCAGTACCCTGACGCCACGCTACATGCCGGGTGAGCCGGTGACTGCCGAGAAGAATGTGCATTTTAATGCGCACGGTTGGTCACTGCCTACGGATCAGGTGCCGGATGCGGACTTGATTTCTCCGGTGATGCAGCCGATGTCTGAGCTCGCGGAGCAGGGCAGTCACCAGATGAAAATCTGTATCGACCTCGGGATAGGGTTGCCACTTGCGGATATTTACAGTCCCTATCACGAAATCGATTTTCGCAGCACAAGTGATCATCGCTATAGCATTCAGCTGAAGCAGGGCAGTGCGTCCATGGATCGGGATTTTGCTCTCTTCTGGCGGCCGCAGGGCTCCTCGATGCCGGCGGCGGCCATGTTTGCGGAGCAGTCGGCGAAAGATTCCCGTCAGTATCTGCAATTGCTACTGTTGCCTCCCCAGGAAAATACCAACACACGCAAGTTACCGCGGGAAGTGGTGTACGTGGTGGATACCTCCGGCTCTATGGGCGGCAATTCAATTCGCCAGGCGAAAGAAAGCCTGCTGTTGGCGTTGTCGCGTTTGGGTGCTGCGGATCGTTTCAACGTGATCGAATTTAACAGTCATACCCAAGCGCTGTACCCAAGGCCGCTTGCCGCGACCCCGGAAAATATCCAGCGCGCACGAGATTGGGTGGAATCACTTCACGCCCGCGGCGGCACTGAAATGGCGCCAGCGTTGAAACAAGCTCTCTCCCAGCAGCTCAGCGATGAGATCGGCGAGCTGGTGCGTCAGGTGATTTTTATTACCGACGGGGCCGTTGGCAATGAGAGTGCCCTGTTCGAATTGATTCGCCAGCGCCTGGGTGAGGTGCGTTTGTTTACCGTGGGTATCGGCTCGGCGCCCAACCGTTTCTTTATGACCAAAGCGGCGCAATATGGACGGGGCAGTTTTGTACAGATTGGCGATTTGAACGAGGTGCAAACCAAAATGGGTGCCTTGTTTGAAAAGCTGGAAAGCCCACTGGTAACCGATCTGCAGGTCCAGTGGCCTCAGGGCGTAAAAGTGGAAGCTTATCCACAGCGCCTGCCGGATCTGTACCGCGGTGAGCCGGTGCAACTGGTGGCGCAGTTTGAGGGAGGAATACCTGGCAGCAACAGCGCGGGTGAAGTCAAAATCAGTGGCCGCCTCGCTGGCAAGCGTTTCACTCGCAGCCTGGCGCTATCACAACTGGCGGTGGACAGCGCCGGCAAGGGTATCGGCAGTCTGTGGGCAAGGGCCAAGATCGCATCGCTGCGAGATCAACAGCGCGAGCGGGGCAGACTGGCTGGGCCGGAAAGTGAGGATCCGCTGCGTCAGCAGATAGTACAGCTGGCACTGGATTATCAACTCACCAGTCCCTACACCAGCTTTGTTGCGGTGGAACAGCTGCCGGTACGCCCCGCGAGTGAATCTCTCAAGTCGAGCCCGGTGCCGAATGCGGTCGCCCGTGGACAAGTGCAGCAGCCGTTTACCTATCCCGCTACTGCCAATGGCATTTATGGACAGTGGTTACTGGCGGCACTGCTTTTCTCACTCGGCGGCTTGCTGCGTCGGCTGCAAAAGCCGCGGCAAAATGTTCAGGCGGTGAGAACCCCGGGTGTTTGCGGTCTCCTGCGCCGGTGGCGCAGCGCGCTCGAGCGCAGTGTTCGCCGCTGGTTGCGCAGTGTGTTGCCGGATGTGCGTCGAACCGACGCTCGCGCGCAGCGATTGGCAGGGGGCGGGCTATGA
- a CDS encoding M48 family metalloprotease, producing the protein MTEIPSKFRQPTQASGGPLKRYWQRLRNAAIGIGAGLLLGASPLIATAQDDHHIQLPQLGDTSSGLVSRARENELGEMWLRMFRSQVRTSSDALLQQYVENSLKSLAEYSPLEDKQLDVVVVKNDTMNAFAVPGGVVGVHTGLFLFAENEDQFSSVLAHELAHLSQRHYARSLEAQRNSTLPTLAGMLGALVLAATAGGDAGIAAMTATQAAALDNQLRFSRQNEQEADRVGIETLAKAGMDPQAAGEMFEQMLKATRYYRRPPEFLLTHPVTEKRIADAKLRANRMEKIPLRDSREYHLMRARIRVNAEATPQQAVKRFQAELRGVNDNEDAARYGLALAQTAAGKPDTALETLQPLLDREPDKDAFVLARADVDLSRHDYTSATKRLQQAVDKNPKNHALIMGLANAHFKAGNYLAAERILKKHSRVRRKDPAVWYLLAETHGLAGDIVGVHEARAEYYILNGVFDKALQHLRHGVRLAQNDYQTHAILEQRMKDVIKMQEKAKEL; encoded by the coding sequence ATGACCGAGATCCCTTCCAAGTTCAGGCAACCCACGCAGGCGAGTGGCGGCCCCCTGAAGCGCTACTGGCAGCGGCTGCGCAATGCCGCGATAGGTATTGGCGCCGGCCTGCTGCTGGGCGCCAGCCCCCTGATAGCAACCGCACAAGACGACCACCATATTCAGCTTCCGCAGCTGGGTGACACCAGCAGTGGCCTGGTGTCCCGGGCAAGGGAGAATGAACTGGGCGAAATGTGGCTGCGCATGTTCCGCAGCCAGGTGCGCACCTCCAGCGATGCGCTGCTGCAGCAATATGTAGAGAACTCCCTTAAGTCCCTCGCCGAATACAGCCCCCTGGAAGACAAGCAACTGGATGTGGTGGTGGTCAAAAACGACACCATGAACGCCTTTGCGGTACCTGGTGGCGTGGTGGGCGTGCACACGGGTTTGTTCCTGTTTGCCGAAAATGAAGACCAGTTTTCCTCGGTACTGGCGCACGAACTCGCGCACCTTAGCCAGCGCCACTACGCCCGCTCACTGGAAGCCCAGCGCAATAGTACCCTGCCCACCCTGGCCGGCATGCTCGGCGCCCTGGTGCTTGCCGCCACCGCCGGCGGCGACGCCGGCATCGCCGCCATGACGGCCACTCAGGCGGCCGCCCTCGACAACCAGCTGCGCTTCTCCCGCCAGAACGAGCAGGAAGCCGACCGCGTTGGCATTGAGACCCTGGCCAAGGCCGGTATGGATCCCCAAGCTGCCGGCGAAATGTTCGAACAGATGCTGAAAGCCACCCGCTACTACCGTCGCCCGCCGGAGTTTCTACTCACTCACCCGGTTACCGAAAAACGAATCGCCGACGCCAAGCTCCGCGCGAATCGCATGGAGAAGATCCCGCTGCGCGACAGCCGCGAATACCACCTGATGCGCGCCCGCATCCGGGTCAACGCCGAAGCCACCCCGCAGCAGGCAGTAAAGCGCTTCCAGGCGGAGCTGCGCGGCGTTAACGACAATGAAGACGCGGCTCGCTACGGCCTGGCACTGGCCCAGACCGCGGCAGGCAAACCAGATACTGCGCTGGAGACGCTACAACCGCTACTGGACAGGGAGCCGGACAAAGACGCCTTCGTGCTGGCGCGCGCCGATGTCGATCTCTCGCGCCACGATTACACCAGCGCCACCAAACGCCTGCAGCAGGCGGTGGATAAAAACCCGAAAAACCACGCCCTGATCATGGGACTGGCCAACGCGCACTTTAAAGCCGGCAATTATCTGGCGGCAGAGAGGATCCTGAAGAAGCACAGCCGCGTGCGCCGCAAAGATCCGGCGGTCTGGTACCTGCTGGCGGAGACCCACGGCCTCGCCGGTGACATCGTCGGCGTGCACGAAGCCCGCGCGGAGTACTACATTTTGAACGGTGTTTTCGACAAGGCCCTGCAACACCTGCGTCACGGCGTGCGCCTGGCACAGAACGACTACCAGACCCACGCGATTCTGGAACAACGGATGAAAGATGTGATCAAGATGCAGGAGAAGGCGAAGGAGCTTTAA
- a CDS encoding AI-2E family transporter: MLAIVRGWINRYFSQEEVVLLVLLLLAAMVVLATLGGVLAPVLAALVIAFLMQGMVQRLQSWKVPHWLSVTIACVVLVGTIVGLLFVVLPIIWRQTGRLFDELPNMINQGHELLLLLPEQYPRLVTAQQIDEIFTTLGSELGTLGQTVFAFSLANLPIFAAVLIYVVIVPILVFFFLKDSGKLLNWCASFLPQQRPMLRQIWHEMNDQVANYVRGKVIEIAIVAVVSYVAFLLLGVNYALLLAVAVGLSVLIPYIGAAVVTIPVAAIGLFQWGWSSEFFWLMFAYGIIQLLDGNVLVPILFSEAVNLHPVAIILAVLVFGGIWGFWGVFFAIPLATLAKAIMNAWPTADHQAAWQERELLAAAEKAEETN, translated from the coding sequence ATGCTTGCGATTGTAAGGGGTTGGATAAATCGCTATTTCAGCCAGGAAGAGGTGGTACTACTGGTGTTGCTGCTGTTGGCAGCGATGGTGGTGCTGGCGACCCTGGGAGGGGTACTGGCCCCGGTGCTGGCCGCGCTGGTCATCGCCTTTTTGATGCAGGGTATGGTGCAGCGGCTCCAATCCTGGAAGGTACCGCATTGGCTGTCGGTGACCATCGCCTGCGTGGTGCTGGTTGGCACCATCGTTGGCCTTCTTTTTGTGGTGCTGCCGATAATCTGGCGCCAGACGGGGCGGCTGTTTGATGAATTGCCGAATATGATCAATCAGGGCCACGAGCTGCTGTTGTTGCTGCCTGAGCAGTACCCGCGGCTGGTGACCGCCCAGCAGATAGATGAAATCTTCACCACACTGGGCAGTGAACTGGGTACCTTGGGGCAAACCGTGTTTGCCTTCTCCCTGGCCAACCTGCCGATCTTTGCGGCGGTGCTGATCTATGTGGTGATTGTTCCTATCCTGGTGTTCTTTTTCCTCAAGGACTCCGGCAAGTTGTTGAACTGGTGCGCCTCCTTCCTGCCGCAGCAGCGACCGATGCTGCGCCAGATCTGGCACGAGATGAATGACCAGGTGGCCAATTATGTGCGCGGCAAGGTGATCGAAATCGCCATTGTGGCGGTGGTGAGCTATGTCGCCTTCCTGTTATTGGGCGTCAATTACGCACTGTTGCTGGCAGTAGCCGTGGGGCTGTCGGTGCTGATTCCTTATATCGGTGCGGCGGTGGTAACCATCCCGGTGGCGGCCATTGGCCTGTTCCAGTGGGGCTGGAGCAGCGAATTTTTCTGGTTGATGTTCGCCTACGGCATTATCCAGCTGCTCGACGGCAATGTACTGGTGCCTATCCTGTTCTCCGAGGCCGTCAACCTGCACCCGGTAGCGATCATTCTGGCGGTGCTGGTATTCGGCGGTATCTGGGGCTTCTGGGGGGTGTTTTTCGCTATCCCGCTGGCTACGCTTGCCAAGGCGATCATGAATGCCTGGCCCACGGCAGATCACCAGGCCGCGTGGCAGGAGCGTGAGCTGCTGGCCGCTGCCGAAAAAGCCGAAGAAACCAATTGA
- a CDS encoding phosphoribosylaminoimidazolesuccinocarboxamide synthase translates to MSLADKVLAVNNDLPIRTDKPVHSGKVRSVYWLTEADSRRLIEEKGYPVAADAPLAVMVISDRISAFDCIWTGEGGMRGVPGKGAALNAIANHWFGLFKEQGLADSHILDIPHPAVWIVQKARPVKIEAIARQYITGSMWRSYSKGEREFCGIQLPDGLQKDQELPELLITPSTKGILTGIPGVPEADDVNITRKNIEDNFAAFGFSRESDIAQYEKLLKEGFDVISSALAELDQVFVDTKFEFGYVTDADGKEKLIYMDEVGTPDSSRIWEGEQYRNGKVVENSKEGFRQALLNYFPDPDILLNKDRMDEREALARDNELPESMLMDVSATYVGIAEKIIGGELAISDNPKAEIIQVLRDGYGLID, encoded by the coding sequence ATGAGCCTTGCTGACAAAGTACTGGCAGTGAATAACGATTTGCCGATCCGCACCGACAAGCCTGTGCACAGCGGCAAAGTCCGCTCGGTATACTGGCTCACCGAGGCAGACAGCCGGCGCCTGATCGAAGAAAAGGGTTACCCGGTGGCTGCCGACGCGCCGCTGGCGGTAATGGTCATCTCCGACCGCATCTCCGCCTTCGACTGTATCTGGACCGGTGAAGGTGGTATGCGCGGTGTTCCGGGTAAGGGCGCAGCACTGAACGCCATTGCCAATCACTGGTTTGGCCTGTTCAAGGAGCAGGGGTTGGCAGACAGCCACATCCTGGATATCCCGCATCCCGCGGTGTGGATCGTGCAGAAGGCACGCCCGGTGAAGATTGAAGCCATCGCTCGCCAGTACATCACCGGCTCCATGTGGCGCTCTTACAGCAAGGGCGAGCGCGAATTTTGTGGCATCCAGTTGCCAGATGGCCTGCAGAAAGACCAGGAGCTTCCCGAGTTACTGATTACCCCTTCCACCAAGGGCATTCTCACCGGTATTCCCGGTGTGCCGGAGGCGGACGATGTGAATATCACCCGCAAGAACATCGAAGACAATTTCGCTGCGTTCGGATTCAGCCGTGAGAGTGATATCGCCCAATACGAGAAGCTACTGAAAGAGGGCTTCGATGTGATTTCTTCGGCGTTGGCTGAACTGGACCAGGTGTTTGTGGATACCAAGTTCGAGTTCGGCTACGTGACCGATGCCGATGGCAAAGAAAAGCTGATTTACATGGATGAGGTGGGCACCCCGGATTCTTCCCGCATCTGGGAGGGCGAGCAGTACCGCAATGGCAAAGTGGTGGAAAACTCCAAAGAAGGCTTCCGCCAGGCATTGCTGAACTATTTCCCCGACCCGGACATTCTGCTGAACAAGGACCGCATGGACGAGCGCGAGGCCCTGGCCCGCGACAACGAGCTGCCGGAATCCATGCTGATGGATGTTTCCGCCACTTACGTTGGTATTGCCGAGAAAATCATTGGCGGAGAGTTGGCGATTTCCGACAATCCCAAGGCAGAAATCATTCAGGTTTTGCGGGATGGTTACGGTCTGATTGACTGA
- a CDS encoding sulfurtransferase TusA family protein — protein sequence MTKSDSPATATREYPWDSAYRVDARGLPCPQPLLAMRRGIKQLAVGQLLHLLATDPASQRDIRSFCRLSGVPLLRAEQRGSEFHYWLQCVSGE from the coding sequence ATGACCAAATCAGATAGTCCGGCCACCGCCACCCGGGAATACCCGTGGGACTCCGCATACAGGGTAGATGCCCGTGGCCTTCCCTGCCCGCAGCCTTTACTGGCCATGCGCCGGGGGATAAAGCAGCTGGCCGTGGGGCAGCTACTGCACCTGTTGGCCACCGACCCGGCCTCCCAGCGGGATATCCGCAGTTTTTGTAGGTTGAGTGGTGTACCTTTGCTGCGGGCCGAGCAGCGTGGCAGTGAATTCCACTACTGGCTCCAGTGTGTGTCCGGCGAATAA
- the nadA gene encoding quinolinate synthase NadA has protein sequence MTDSSEKIASSATTDNASNPIDARDFVQDHLAHPGAHQYSEDELNLWRERIKRLLKEQNAVLVAHYYTDPLIQQLAEETGGCVSDSLEMARFGAQHQADTLIVAGVKFMGETAKILTPHKRVLMPTLEATCSLDLGCPIDEFSAFCDQHPDRTVVVYANTSAAVKARADWVVTSSIALDVVDYLDEQGEKILWAPDKHLGSYVQKQTGADVLLWDGACIVHEEFKAKGVADLKALYPEALVLVHPESPAAVVELADVVGSTSQIINAAKTRPNKQFIVATDQGIFYKMQQQCPDKELIIAPTAGSGATCRSCANCPWMAMNSLENLCGVLERGDNEILVDPELGKRAMMPLQRMLDFRKPLD, from the coding sequence ATGACAGACAGCAGCGAAAAAATTGCCAGCAGTGCGACCACCGATAATGCGTCCAATCCAATTGACGCCAGGGATTTTGTACAGGATCACCTGGCGCATCCGGGTGCGCACCAGTACAGCGAAGACGAGCTGAATCTCTGGCGCGAGCGCATCAAGCGCCTGCTGAAAGAGCAGAATGCGGTTCTGGTTGCGCACTACTATACCGACCCGCTGATCCAGCAGTTGGCGGAAGAGACCGGTGGTTGTGTCTCCGACTCGCTGGAAATGGCCCGCTTCGGCGCCCAGCACCAGGCCGATACCTTGATCGTGGCCGGTGTGAAATTCATGGGCGAAACCGCCAAAATTCTCACGCCGCACAAGCGGGTGTTGATGCCGACCCTGGAGGCGACCTGCTCCCTGGATCTCGGCTGTCCCATTGACGAGTTTTCCGCATTCTGCGATCAGCACCCGGACCGCACTGTCGTGGTTTACGCCAATACCTCCGCTGCCGTCAAAGCCCGCGCGGATTGGGTGGTGACCTCCAGTATTGCGTTGGATGTGGTGGATTATCTGGACGAGCAGGGCGAAAAAATCCTGTGGGCGCCGGACAAGCATCTGGGCAGTTATGTACAGAAACAGACAGGCGCAGACGTGCTGTTGTGGGATGGCGCCTGCATTGTGCACGAGGAGTTCAAGGCGAAAGGGGTAGCGGATCTGAAGGCGCTCTACCCGGAGGCGCTGGTGCTGGTGCACCCCGAATCCCCGGCGGCGGTGGTGGAATTGGCCGATGTGGTGGGCTCAACTTCCCAGATCATCAATGCTGCGAAAACCCGCCCCAACAAGCAGTTTATTGTGGCGACGGACCAGGGCATTTTCTACAAAATGCAGCAGCAGTGCCCGGACAAAGAACTGATCATTGCGCCCACGGCGGGCTCCGGCGCAACCTGTCGCAGCTGTGCCAATTGCCCCTGGATGGCGATGAACTCCCTGGAGAATCTGTGCGGGGTTCTGGAGCGCGGCGACAATGAAATCCTTGTGGACCCGGAGTTGGGCAAGCGGGCCATGATGCCATTGCAGCGGATGCTGGATTTCCGCAAGCCATTGGACTGA